In Gossypium hirsutum isolate 1008001.06 chromosome D01, Gossypium_hirsutum_v2.1, whole genome shotgun sequence, the genomic window gattttacaaagatatttaaaaagaatcaaaatactttttaaatgTTGCAATTAACAACAGTTACAATTCTAATTAAGTTTAATTTGGAGAAAAAATCAAATGTAAGTAAGTCTAATATGATTCGAGCTTCCttgacttaaattgcaattagttTCGGTGTACTTTCTTGCAAAGACTAAATGTAGCCCTGAATTTAATCCATAATAGGATATGAAAATTGCGCGCGCGAGTGTGACAAATGAAAATTTCAACCCTTTCCACAAGCATTGATCTATCTCTCAACCAGTTCTCATGGAAAGTTGGAAGGCAAACTTAGTTATTGTCGGGTTAATAGAAAAGGATGCAATTAacgaaatattttttattaacttgACTTTGATGTTTTTTAGTGTAAATAGAGAGTAGATTTGAAGTTTTTGTTACGTATCTGTAATACACATGAAAACAAGTTTTTAAACTAGCAAAGTTGGTTTAGGGTATTTTtcagattattttgatttaaatcttatattttgtagatttttttttaaatttattttgatctaaGTCCGAGTATATTTTGATTTCTAGCCTTTtgtgttttatattaaattaattttagttttaatagtatattttttgaaatttaaattaaaataattccaAAGAAGACTTAATAATagttttgataaataaataaaaaaactacaaCCGTTGGATTAAGAATTTCCCCAATGAAATGTGAAGATGATTGGAGTTGTTTGCTTAGAATTTAATATAAATGCATGCTCACCGCTCCATTTTACATTCTCCTTTTGCTCGACATCTCTGAGagcttgtttggtttggtgtattggctaagccaatacacccctaatcggtggggccCACCTAATACCAATCTAAGACGCCGTTTGGTTGAGCGTATTGCTAATACGCGTGTATCCCCTTACTTCCCTAATCGGTGAAAAGCAACGATTTCTATACCCCCCTTCTTCCCAGATTAGATGACCCTACCCTAAACCTTCCCTCTTTTACCCCTAATCGATCCCCTCTGTTTCTCTTCCGTTTCCCACCTTCATCCGAATTGCTTCCTTGTTTCATTGCTTTTTCCCAGTAttattttcttcccttttctgccgatttgctcccccgattattttcttttctatttcggcCGATTTGCTCACAGTTTCTGCTGATTTGCGTCATCGGTTAGTCTATGTTTCCCGATAGATTAATATCCTTTGCTATTGTAGATGAAAACCAATACTTTCGAGGTAAATATGATCTATTGTTTTTATCTAATCGGTTTCCCCTTTTGCTTTTTTCAGGTTCTTCTTCATTGTGCCCCGATTTGCTAATAGGTTAGTTTTAGCCAATTTTATTCTGTTTGTATTGcatgttgaattgaaatgtgttttctgTTGTTGGTTAGGCTTAAGAAATGCATGCCGTTCGAAgtttttctctcttctctgctAATCTTCGATTTCTGTTTGTTCTGTTGTAATTTTCGAGTCCTTTTCTAATCTCCAAAACCGCGAATGAGATTTCTTCCAATGTTTGTTTGTTTAAGTGCCTGAACTGAGTAGCAAAAATAGGTAAGATCATTGAGTTCTTTTGGTCCTCTGAAAGTAGCAAAAATAAGTAAGATTTCTGCAGTTCGAgttcttttgtttgtttgttctgtTGTAATTTGGTCCTCTGAAAGTAGCAAAAATAGGTAAGATGAAAATGTTAGATGATAACGAATgttcaaaacaatttataatgttaagaatattgaatttcaTGCTGAGTGCAGATCAGAGAAACTAGAAGCTGTTAGATGCAATTTGTGTAGTCTGGCTTTGGGGTTTAGGGGTGAAGATACTGATACTGGTACTTAGAGGTCTTTCATGTATTCCATTTTttctaaatagttaattaggatgaacagaaatatgattttttaagatattaaacaTTTTGGAATTTGACAGCTTGTTATTGATTGAATAGGATGTTTGATATGAGTaagaatttctattttctttttgtgttttaatcTATGAATTTGGGCAAGATATGAATTTGAGTCATATGTATATAACTACTTTGTTGTAAATTAcgaataaaatttgatattttcagCCTTTGATAAACAGAAAAGCAATGATGAGTTGGATTTTCCAATCAGtgtaatatgatttttttcttctaaCCAAGCTATCTATATGTTTATGTTTAATTGTAGGTCCAAAGTTCTGAATTCTATAGTCAAACTTCTAATGTTTCATCGGAACTTTTTAAAAAGCaataatatttttgcaaaattcccTACAACTACCTTTTATCAACTTGTTACAGTCATTAAGTTCTATTGTTGGTTTTTGAACTTATCAAAGTACATTGTGTTTGGATCATTTATTAAACATAATTATGTATTTTCTGCTAGTAATATCACAAGATTTTGTTGGTTTGTTCTGGACATTGTTTTGATAGTCTGTTGgaaaatgttattttagtttgttaGTGAGTATAAGATGAAACTGTTGTGGAAGATGAAATGTTATTTTAGTCTGCTGGACcttgttcttgatttgttagtcaatagaatttgttattttagttcttttggaCCTTGTCtgttggaaaattttgatttgttcttGATTGGGACGAGTATAGGATTTGAAGAGCATGTGTTTTGAACATAGGCCATgataatacaaaggaaaaagtCAGCCATTAAAACAAGCAAGTAATTACTTTCAGTTTCAAATAGCATTCAAAATAGGCTTTCCTCATTTGCTTTCAAAAAAATGCTGATGTTCTTGAAAAAACTTGTAAAAGCaagtaattaatttcattaaaataccttACCTTTCAAGCATCACTTTTCATGCCCTTCAtgatgttttagggtgaaagttTGTAATCTATTTACCAAagctaaattataattatatcttTCTTTATATGATATTTCACCGACCAAAGTAAGCTAATTTAATGTGATTAATTGCTCTCTTTTTATTATGGTTTACGTCACTATCGCTCAAACCATATTAATTTCGTTTACTTttgtctctaatttttttttacattggtatttaaattatttatcgattactgtttttagtcaaataatttaacgagtttaaaaaataaatactccatccgattattatttttattcatatttaacaaTCTTAAGATTTGCTTACCTAGTTTATTACTTGTATAATATTTGTCATGAGagcaattttaagttaaaattgtcACTTAATCCAATTTAacaaagtaaaaggattaaatttttaaaattataaataaataaattaaattttaaatgtgtaaaaaatatagagacgaaagaataattaaaccaaaaatgggGCTTGTGACCTAatctatcaaaaaaaaaattcttcatgcGGCAAAGgttgttattatttaaaatagtacaggtaatttattataaatttgatgtttaattaaattataaatattatgataCTAATAATGAGAACAttattaataacataaatataattgtaattattataatttttatctttaatattaataatttgaaattaataataaacatgAAACCTGTTTGTTAAGTATTAATGTTGATATAATTTTATGTGGagagaattatatttttatattaattaataaaaattatcatatatatctaaaatatacgtaaaaattatcatacaccaacaatgttttttagggtaaataacattaaaccaacaattatacatacaccaacaatgttttttagggtaaataacattaaaccaacaattaaaccaacaattatacatacaccaacaatgttttttagggtaaataacattaaaccaacaattatacatacaccaacaatgttttttagggacaataacattaaaccaacaagtaattttaggtcaattatacatacaccaacaattaattttaggtcaattatacatgctttataatttctttattgtttgggtgattcataaagaaatgaaattaaagttgcaacgatatcatttagtATCAACTattttgcttcgtgtgttctaaatttgtattgtttatttttattttataatgtgtaattgcaacttcaattcattgatagtgtgtgttataattttaatatgttgcagtaatggctcgtctgcctttaattgcacaaagtgtgaggcgtaaaagaattggtcttgctTTGACATTATGGTTGaaaatctgtagaattgcgatttggttcttgtttagaatgggtgccagccttagcctacagacttatcaaccaaggattaggtcctacaccttagatttttatgcaaaacgggattatgtgaagaggcttgtatatgctagtgacgagacttgtattgaacaagttaggatgaatagaactgccttttgtaaactatgtgagatgttagaatcgatagggggattgaagtcgtcaaggttcatgcttgttgatgagcaagtagcaatgtttttacatatcatctcccatcacctgaaaaatcgagttatcaagcatcactttagaaggtccgaggaaactgtaagcagagcatttcatagtgttttagatgctgtcatacgcttacaagatgtcttatttaaaaagctagagccaattacagccgactcttctgacacaaggtggaaatggtttaaggtagtaGACTGAGTTTTAgatatagcttgtacaacatttttagttgacttagatttaaattagtattctaacacaaggttttatatcatgtgatatagaattgcttaggtgctcttgatggaacccacataaagattagggtgccaacagctgataaacctagatatcgaactcgaaaaggtgacatagcaacaaatatgctaggtgtttgtacacctgatatgcaatttgtttatgttcttcctggttgggaaggttcagttgccgatggacgggtgctCCAAGATGCCATCAGTAGAAGACATGGACTTAAAGTTCCTCATGGTATAGTGTATacttagaggaatttgaattactcattaagatcaaactttgtttgctgaattaatcattttttagccaatttattttataggttgttattatctagttgatgctggatacacaaattgtgagggatttcttgcaccatttagaggacagcgatatcatctgaacgagtggcgtcagggttatcagccaagttctccgcaagagttttttaatatgaaacatgcctcagcacgtaatgtcattgaaagatgctttggcttattaaaacttagatggggaatacttaggagtccatcattttatcctgtaagggtgcacaatagaattattattgcatgttgtttgctccataattttattcgaacccatatgagtattgatcccattgaagcggaggtgggagaaggattacctactaatgtggtggatgacgatgaaccgaatatcacaaatattcatccatcggatgcttgggcaacttggaggatggaactagccaaccaaatgttcgatgaatggcaagcatctagaaattagttaggtttagggacaaattcagtttgaattgatttgttgatgtttttttatgtataaactttgtgaaactttggtggtctttatgaaactttatgaaactttgttgaattataatgtaattatcttttcattaagcatgtgttataaatttaaatttagtattgaactaccgatataatattataaaatgttcACCCAACAATTAAatgatattcaaaatagtaaataatgttaatttgtttttttttttaagaacaatatgtcaggtgttccaccaacgggtgcttcttctcaagcttctcgaggaagcaaaagaaaatgggttccagtggaggatgcagccttggtttcttgcatggtggatttgcacaatgtaggaacatttaatgctgataccgggttcaaagccggttatttgaacgagctagagaaaatgctagaaaaggctttaccaagagcaatgttgaaggcgaaaccaaatattgaatctcggattaggtgcctaaaaagggaatggtcagtcgtctacgacatgcttaatggccaaaacaacagtggttttggttgggacgagcataggcagctcgttgttgctaaAGATGGagtttgggaatcctatgtaaaggtaaaatgtatttcaagtatttatttgtttttttacaaaacttataactaatatgatttcctcattttttttagagtcacaaagaagcctctcagttcagacatcgttctttcccttactacaaccagcttactgccatatacgcaagagatcgggcgactgggaaagacgctcaaacagctgctgatgttcttgaagaaatacatgctgaggatgatcgtactacagatatgaatgaagagagaaacacattctatgactgcgaagctgacgtctctttagatgacatggatgtttccgGTATAgatccgcgaggagatagagatcacgggggttcctcatcttcaaacaagagaaaaaagaaatatgatgctcgtgataatgtgtatgcttcatttgaggaggctgccaccttgttggggggaaaaatccaggccgttggcgatcaaatcagtaggactatggcctccgaggtggtagttcagcagaagtctgaagaaaagatggaagagaaagcttcaaatttatattcagccttatggtcaattgaaggtttaaccgacgatcagcgatatgatgctttgagtaaaattcccgatcatccaactcaaatgatcgttttcttcagtttaccttctgttgcccgattggaatgggtcagaagatttctttctcaccattaaatatcaatgttcaaactttttgatgttgtaaaacttttgaacatattgattatgatgtacaatttcattttcatctaactttttcttagtataagttaattatgtttatgcagaatataattttcaagttatatatttaataataattatgttaatttatattttacagtatcatatattatgatttgagtaaattaatataagaatattaattattaagaattttttaaattatatagtttaattaaaatatatttaataataattatgttaatttatattttacagtatcatatattatgatttgagtaaattaatataagaatattaattattaagaattttttaaattatatagtttaattaaaatatatttaataataattatgttaatttatattttatagtatcatatattatgatttgagtaaattaatataagaatattaattattaagaattttattaaattatatattttaattaaaatatatttaataataattatgttaatttatattttacagtatcatatattatgatttcagtaaattaatataagaatattatccaattaagaatttcattaaattatatattttaattaaaatatatttaataataattatgttaatttatatttacagtatcatatattatgatttcagtaaattaatataagaatattaattattaagaattttattaaattatatattttaattaaaatatatttaataataattatgtttaaatatgattaaattatttattattgataataaaaatcttattataatttaaataacaataacaataatcatttaccaaaataaatttatgctaagggtattctagtcattttagttttttctattatgctattacacctctattccattcaaccaaacacaagattactattacgcctctattccattacattcaaccaaacagtggattagctattacacctctaatccaatacacctttaatcccaatacacctctaatccaatacgcctctaatccaatacagcgaaccaaacgtgccctgaGAGAAACATGAAAGGGTGGTTAATTCCCTTGTATTTTCTGTTATTTTCCCTCTTCTTTTCCTCTAATTCTTGTGCACTACCACTATCGTCGTGCCCTCATGACCAAAGTGCTGCCTTAAACCAATTCAGCAACTCCTTCTCCGTTGATTGCTCCTATTTCGACCCATGGGAAGCACACATGACTAAGGCAACCTCCTGGATGGAAGGGACAAATTGTTGTCTGTGGGATGGGGTTAATTGTGATCCGAAACAGGGAATGTGATTGCCCTTGATCTTAGCTTCAGCTGCCTTGTTGGTCCTCTCCAATCTAACAGCACCCTCTTCCTTCTATCCCATCTCCGTCAGCTTAATCTTGCTGGGAATACTTTCAACATGTCCCCGATGGCATCCCAGTTTGGCCAGTTGACTAGTTTGACCCATCTAAACATCTCTGGTTCAGGATTTAGTGGTAAAATCCCCCTTGCAATCTCACACCTTTCTGAACTGTTGTCCGGTAATTATGGTTTGATCTTTGAAGCGCATGTCTTTGAAAATGTCGAGAAAACCTTGACGCAACTAAGACACCTTCATCTCTCAAATATCGATATGTCTTCAGTTGTGCCTACCTCTTTCCGTAACATGTCTTCTGACATAACAACTCGTATCCTTGAGGAGAATGGACTTCAAGGAAAGTTCCCCGAAGATGTTTTCCACTTTCCATACCTGCAGAAGTTCCACTTTGCAATATTTCTTCGAGAATCCGGGCAGGAACAGGAACTAGAACTCAAGTTCTCAAAGACAAATTGGAGTGGTCCCCTGAAGTCATTGCAAGTCCGACGTGCATATTTGCAGGAACTACCTGATTCAATTGGCGATCTTAGATCTTTGGAGATATTGGATCTTCACCGTAGTAATTTAAAAGGGCGAATTCCAGCATCTCTCGGAAACCTCACATAACTTGAACATCTAGATCTTTCCTCTAATAACTTTGGTGGCCCTATTCCATGTTCAGTTTTCAACCTCACTCAAGTTCAGTTTCTAGATTTTTCTGGAAACAAGTTGGTGGGTTCCCTTCCATCAAAAGTGAGTGGGCTTTCACAACTTAGAATTCTACGCCTTCATCACAACTTTCTCAGTTACAGGGTACTATCCTGGTTGTTCACTCTTCCATCTTTAGTTCAGGTAAGGCTCAATAGTAACAAGCTGAACGGCAATTTTGAATTGGACAAACTTTCAGACGGCAGCAAACTTTATTGgaaattggccaaccatgctgctgttacATTTTGCGGTTGAAGTGCATGCAGCTTGATGACATGCTGCAGCACATATGGTTGCTGTAACAGCAaggtttctctttagtttctttgTTGATTAAActagttgaaaatgaacaagttgatgacaacttgatgcattaggtgttgaatgactagtttaggtggcttgtttatgtgtacaagcaatgttttaataGTCCCAATGCTGATTAGTGGGGTTAGTTGACTATTTGATGATGTATTTGACTATAAATGTATGTTTTTCCTAGTTGAATGAATGAGCTGAATAGGCTATCAGCCATAagctcccttgctgcacatttgtgagcaagtaaaaatacTTCTTGCACCTTGCTTCATTGTTATGCTCTCTGTTCTCTTCTTTTGCTGCTGCCAAATGTTCCAACAAACTTGAGGTGCTCTCTCTCTCTCAGATAATGCTTTGTTATCATTCACCAGTGCAAGCAATGCCAATTACTCTTTGTCTAATCTTGCGAGATTAGAACTCTCTTCTTGCAACATCAGCGAATTTCCAAATTTTGTAAGGAATCTAGAAGGTTTGACCGATCTAGACCTTTCTTACAATAGAATTCATGTTATCGAGGCAGATATGTTTCTAAAGCTTAAAGGCCTTAAAGTCTTGGATCTTTCACACAACATTCCGCTGTCTGTGCGCGACAATAGCGAGGTTGATCTTGTTTTGCCCATTCTTAATAGTTTGTTGTTATCTTGTAATATAACAGAATTATCAAATTTCTTAACAACGCAAGAGAGTTTGGAAGTTTTAGACCTTTCAAACAACAACATTCAAGGCCAAATTACAGAACAAGAAAACAATTGGGGAAGCAACCTACTGACTCTTGATCTCTCTAACAATTTGTTGACAGCTCTAGAATATTATCCATGGAAGAGTATTCGAGTTCTTGTGCTTGGCTCTAACCTGCTAGAAGGGCCACTTCTAGCACCACCACCTTCCACGATGGTTTTCATAATCTCAAACAACAGATTAAATGGAGAAATTCCATCTTCGATATGCAATCCAGAGAGTTCGAATTTCATTGTTTATCTCGACTTGTCCTATAACAACTTGAGTGGAGCAATCTGAAAATGCCTGGGCTTCAGACAACTTTCAATTTCGGAGTTGCAGATGAATAATTTTCATGGAAACATCCCTGATTTTTGTGTTGAGAGAGATCCCAAGTTACGAATACTTAACCTCAACAACAATGATTTTGATGGGCCATTACCTAAATCCTTGGCCAATTGTCTTCGTTTAGAAGTGTTGAATCTTGGAAACAACATGATAAATGACACATTTCCACACTGGTTGGGAGATCTTCCTTGGCTACGAGTTCTTGTGTTGCAATCCAACTATTTTCATGGCCAGATAGCCCATTCTGCAAATGAGTCATATTTCTCGACTCTGCAA contains:
- the LOC107934666 gene encoding receptor-like protein 6; protein product: MDVSGNVIALDLSFSCLVGPLQSNSTLFLLSHLRQLNLAGNTFNMSPMASQFGQLTSLTHLNISGSGFSGKIPLAISHLSELLSGNYGLIFEAHVFENVEKTLTQLRHLHLSNIDMSSVVPTSFRNMSSDITTRILEENGLQGKFPEDVFHFPYLQKFHFAIFLRESGQEQELELKFSKTNWSGPLKSLQVRRAYLQELPDSIGDLRSLEILDLHLFNLTQVQFLDFSGNKLVGSLPSKVSGLSQLRILRLHHNFLSYRVLSWLFTLPSLVQCMQLDDMLQHIWLLASNANYSLSNLARLELSSCNISEFPNFVRNLEGLTDLDLSYNRIHVIEADMFLKLKGLKVLDLSHNIPLSVRDNSEVDLVLPILNSLLLSCNITELSNFLTTQESLEVLDLSNNNIQGQITEQENNWGSNLLTLDLSNNLLTALEYYPWKSIRVLVLGSNLLEGPLLAPPPSTMVFIISNNRLNGEIPSSICNPESSNFIVYLDLSYNNLSGAI